From a region of the Desulfuromonas sp. KJ2020 genome:
- a CDS encoding E3 ubiquitin ligase family protein, whose protein sequence is MPGTSEYLLLVEKTAVEPEGLADVLRFLLAQYGLDSYQARQRLLGAGKALLARGDHDRLTAMAAPLQQAGVAVWVVQPTRPTFAPARVREIRLTPETLYFTTEKGTTALPRGATVLAVLADLSGTLAKRHIKNLLAQNAYRGQEHIVPLDSRQHYRIILRAQPVLDVYLLDDDGRIAEALRFVPGRFNPQGLGERAGLSGAENLHQLVQLLRRQTDDFTLNTEFGLAQLPGCLLDETKLGEKASPENLNRLTLFGWRLADLRRAQAEAKPGKPEPEAGVAPLLAAVAGVTKMDEAAAETEPTTAPNPSSWRGLPPPPPDTRQSRHFFTRPIAVFFTMAAVGAGFALLMGHNNRLLGEFFRQGIRTGVLPALLSAILLASGFHFIRLKRLLENTPTSRIRSLALGMVEVHGRARRRYALVSPMTQSPCVYYRLKKYRRDDRNHTWNLVSTQDSGYVPFLLDDGSGRVIIDPQGARVRPKSSQEGYPGQTSLLVRGKDPDEKWVEELIHEGSPVYILGQAYQERSPAPTLRERTRAILQGYKQDAAKRQQFDKNRDGHLSPDEWDEARQAAEEEALHQALHATDSRGRGTVIIGRDPHRRLPFIIAETPSEAHLTRNYGLTAIPLFLAAVAAAFWSLTRLVPLLTGP, encoded by the coding sequence ATGCCAGGCACGTCGGAATATCTTCTCCTCGTCGAAAAGACCGCCGTCGAGCCGGAGGGGCTGGCAGATGTCCTCCGCTTTTTGTTGGCGCAGTACGGACTCGACAGCTATCAGGCCCGCCAGCGCCTGCTCGGCGCCGGCAAAGCCCTGCTGGCCCGGGGTGACCACGACCGCCTGACCGCCATGGCCGCGCCTCTGCAGCAGGCGGGTGTCGCCGTCTGGGTCGTGCAGCCAACCCGACCCACCTTCGCGCCCGCCCGGGTGCGGGAGATCCGCCTTACCCCGGAGACCCTTTATTTCACAACCGAAAAAGGCACGACCGCGCTGCCCCGGGGAGCCACCGTCCTGGCTGTGCTGGCCGACCTAAGCGGCACCCTGGCCAAACGCCACATCAAGAACCTCTTGGCCCAAAACGCCTACCGCGGCCAGGAGCACATCGTCCCTCTCGATTCCCGCCAACACTATCGCATCATCCTGCGGGCCCAGCCTGTACTCGACGTCTACCTGTTGGATGACGACGGGCGGATCGCCGAAGCCCTGCGTTTTGTACCCGGGCGCTTCAACCCCCAAGGGCTGGGTGAGCGGGCGGGCCTGAGTGGGGCGGAAAACCTCCATCAGCTGGTTCAGCTTTTGCGCCGCCAGACCGACGACTTTACCCTGAACACCGAATTCGGCCTGGCCCAGCTCCCCGGCTGTCTGCTCGACGAAACGAAACTCGGCGAAAAAGCGTCACCGGAGAATCTCAACCGGCTCACCCTCTTCGGCTGGCGCCTGGCCGATCTGCGGCGGGCTCAGGCCGAGGCGAAACCAGGCAAACCCGAACCGGAGGCAGGAGTCGCCCCCCTGCTGGCGGCCGTCGCCGGCGTAACGAAGATGGACGAGGCGGCTGCCGAAACGGAGCCCACGACGGCACCCAACCCTTCCTCCTGGCGGGGCCTGCCGCCCCCACCGCCGGATACCCGCCAATCGCGGCACTTTTTCACGCGGCCCATCGCGGTCTTTTTTACCATGGCGGCCGTCGGCGCTGGTTTCGCCCTGCTTATGGGGCATAACAACCGGCTGCTGGGCGAATTCTTCCGCCAGGGGATCAGAACCGGCGTGCTGCCAGCCCTCCTTTCCGCCATTCTGCTGGCGAGCGGCTTTCATTTCATCCGCCTCAAGCGTCTGCTGGAAAACACCCCCACCAGCCGCATACGCTCCCTGGCCCTGGGAATGGTCGAGGTCCACGGTCGCGCCCGGCGGCGCTATGCCCTGGTCTCCCCCATGACCCAGTCCCCCTGCGTCTATTACCGCCTGAAAAAATACCGGCGCGACGATCGTAACCACACCTGGAACCTGGTGAGCACGCAGGACAGCGGCTACGTCCCTTTTCTGCTCGACGACGGCAGCGGCCGCGTCATCATCGACCCCCAGGGCGCTCGCGTGCGGCCCAAGTCGAGCCAGGAAGGCTACCCCGGCCAGACGAGCCTGCTCGTGCGGGGCAAGGACCCCGATGAAAAATGGGTGGAGGAGTTGATTCACGAGGGGAGCCCGGTCTATATTCTCGGACAGGCCTACCAGGAGCGCTCCCCGGCACCGACCCTGCGGGAACGCACCCGCGCGATTCTGCAGGGCTATAAGCAGGATGCGGCGAAACGGCAGCAGTTCGATAAAAACCGGGACGGCCATCTCAGCCCGGACGAATGGGACGAGGCGCGGCAGGCCGCTGAAGAAGAGGCCCTGCACCAGGCGCTTCATGCCACCGACAGCCGCGGGCGGGGCACGGTGATTATCGGCCGCGATCCGCACCGCCGCCTGCCCTTCATCATCGCCGAAACACCCTCGGAGGCGCACCTGACCCGCA
- the radC gene encoding DNA repair protein RadC, which produces MHQIKNWPADERPREKLLHKGPEALSDAELLALILRTGDASSRCSALDHARQLLARFSTLRSMAQASVTELCELKGIGPAKAAELKAVFELARRFAAAPLQPGEKFSCAEEVFQHFHERLRDRKKEVFLTVLLDSKNRVIREIQVSEGSLSASIVHPREVFAPVVRESAAALLLVHNHPSGDPSPSREDLDITSRLRSAGELMGVRVLDHIIIGNGTYVSLADRGLMS; this is translated from the coding sequence ATGCATCAGATCAAAAACTGGCCCGCCGACGAGCGGCCACGGGAGAAGCTTCTGCACAAAGGGCCCGAAGCCCTGAGCGATGCCGAACTTCTCGCCCTCATCCTGCGCACCGGCGACGCCTCCAGCCGCTGCAGCGCCCTTGACCATGCGCGCCAGCTGCTGGCGCGTTTCTCCACCTTACGCAGCATGGCCCAGGCTTCAGTGACGGAGCTGTGCGAACTCAAGGGAATCGGCCCGGCCAAGGCGGCCGAGCTCAAGGCCGTCTTCGAACTGGCCCGCCGCTTCGCCGCGGCGCCTTTGCAGCCCGGGGAAAAATTCAGCTGCGCCGAAGAGGTCTTCCAGCATTTTCACGAGCGCCTGCGGGATCGGAAAAAAGAGGTTTTTCTGACGGTGCTGCTCGACAGCAAGAACCGGGTGATCCGTGAAATCCAGGTTTCGGAAGGGAGTCTCTCGGCCAGCATTGTCCATCCCCGGGAGGTCTTCGCTCCGGTGGTGCGGGAATCGGCGGCGGCCCTTCTGCTGGTGCACAATCACCCCTCCGGCGACCCCTCCCCGAGCCGGGAAGATCTCGACATCACCAGCCGCCTCCGCAGCGCCGGCGAACTCATGGGGGTCAGGGTGCTCGATCACATCATCATCGGCAATGGCACCTATGTCAGTCTGGCCGACCGCGGCCTCATGTCCTGA
- a CDS encoding DUF3656 domain-containing protein: protein MTSPIVPPAAKTRPELLSPAGSLEAFFAAMEAGADAVYAGLRDFSARAKARNFTLGDMERMLAYAHGQGRKVYVTLNTLVKETELPQLVDTLSALEAMGIDAVILQDLAVWRLAREHFPGLELHSSTQMTVHNAAGVRMLERMGFTRAVLARELSLAEITAIRAQTSMELEHFIHGALCFCFSGQCYFSSYLGGKSGNRGRCAQPCRRRYRYRQQEGYYFSTNDLSAIDLLPELTEAGIISLKIEGRMKSAEYVSNVVSAYRLALDATPAQRAEAVRQAKEHLKASFGRNPTKGFLPGGIPHDIAIPSVKGATGRFLGEVSQVKGGTISFKTRDRLHIGDRLRIQPKTDKAGTAFTIKELQQGRRAVKKVAAGTFVSVPSPFENTFKAGDAVFKVSSEQAFTLSEAACRRKLEQAGPVLDKVDLTVSLAAARLTLRAQVGDFDLEQSFPVETFAAEESPLSHQTLEAVFAKCGPEPFQLGELATGELPPVIIPPSQLKQIRRDFYQQLAQALRRERQTRQNRRRQAALAALLPAGPPLQERRQLTLGLRDPRDIGLLLDPDVDRVMLPLTPSNVNQLRLGKGLSGKEDRIIWDIPFVLLGNQWDDTRKAIKILVSRGFSHFSLGNLGHFPLFDGLDGLHLHASYRLFSLNSQAILAWRELGAEEVSVYIEDDRDNLAELLARDTGVSAAATVYTRVPLITSRIPIRSVRADQPVLSDRGDTYRVDQRGGLTVLSSTVDFSLLGQLDVLQSLGCHRFIVDLSHLGPHSPEGKKVLQVLKKGGEVPGTSSFNFEQGLE from the coding sequence GTGACCTCACCGATCGTGCCCCCCGCCGCCAAAACCCGACCCGAACTCTTGTCCCCCGCCGGCAGCCTGGAGGCCTTTTTCGCCGCCATGGAAGCGGGCGCTGACGCCGTCTATGCCGGCCTGCGCGATTTTTCCGCCCGCGCCAAGGCGCGCAATTTCACCCTCGGCGACATGGAGAGGATGCTGGCCTACGCCCATGGGCAGGGGCGCAAGGTCTATGTCACCCTCAATACCCTGGTCAAAGAGACGGAACTGCCGCAACTGGTCGACACCCTGAGCGCCCTGGAGGCCATGGGCATCGACGCCGTCATTCTGCAGGATCTGGCCGTGTGGCGTCTGGCCCGCGAGCACTTTCCCGGTCTGGAGCTGCACTCTTCCACCCAGATGACGGTGCACAACGCCGCCGGCGTCCGCATGCTCGAACGCATGGGCTTTACGCGGGCGGTGCTGGCTCGGGAGCTGAGCCTGGCCGAGATCACTGCCATTCGCGCCCAGACCAGCATGGAGCTGGAGCACTTCATCCACGGTGCCCTCTGCTTCTGCTTTTCGGGCCAGTGCTATTTCTCCTCCTATCTCGGTGGCAAAAGCGGCAACCGCGGGCGCTGCGCCCAACCCTGCCGGCGCCGCTACCGCTATCGCCAGCAGGAGGGCTACTACTTCTCCACCAACGACCTCTCCGCCATCGATCTGCTGCCGGAGCTCACCGAGGCGGGCATCATCAGCCTGAAGATCGAGGGACGCATGAAGAGCGCCGAGTACGTCTCCAACGTGGTGTCTGCCTACCGCCTGGCCCTGGACGCGACCCCCGCCCAGCGGGCCGAAGCGGTGCGCCAGGCGAAGGAGCATCTCAAGGCCTCCTTCGGCCGCAACCCGACCAAGGGCTTTCTGCCCGGCGGCATCCCGCACGACATCGCCATCCCCTCCGTCAAGGGGGCCACGGGCCGCTTTCTCGGCGAAGTCAGCCAGGTCAAAGGGGGAACCATCTCGTTCAAGACCCGCGACCGTCTTCATATCGGCGACCGTCTACGCATTCAGCCCAAAACAGACAAAGCGGGCACGGCTTTCACCATCAAGGAACTCCAACAGGGACGCCGGGCAGTCAAGAAAGTGGCGGCGGGCACCTTTGTCTCCGTGCCTTCCCCCTTTGAAAACACCTTCAAGGCGGGGGACGCCGTTTTCAAGGTCTCGTCCGAACAGGCTTTCACCCTGAGCGAAGCCGCCTGCCGCCGCAAGCTGGAGCAGGCCGGCCCTGTTCTCGACAAGGTCGACCTGACCGTCTCTCTGGCGGCAGCTCGCCTGACCCTGCGCGCCCAGGTCGGCGACTTCGACCTGGAGCAGAGCTTCCCCGTCGAAACCTTTGCCGCCGAAGAAAGTCCCCTCAGCCACCAGACCCTGGAGGCAGTTTTCGCCAAATGCGGTCCGGAGCCTTTCCAGCTGGGCGAGCTTGCCACCGGCGAGCTGCCGCCGGTGATCATCCCGCCCAGCCAGCTCAAGCAGATCCGCCGCGATTTCTATCAGCAGCTCGCCCAGGCGCTGCGCCGTGAACGTCAGACCCGGCAGAACCGCCGGCGTCAGGCCGCCCTCGCTGCCCTGCTGCCGGCCGGACCGCCCCTGCAGGAACGACGCCAGCTCACCCTGGGCTTGCGCGATCCGCGGGATATCGGCTTGCTCCTCGACCCGGACGTGGACCGGGTCATGCTGCCGCTGACCCCGTCCAACGTCAACCAGCTGCGCCTCGGCAAGGGCCTGAGCGGCAAAGAAGACCGCATTATCTGGGATATCCCTTTTGTGCTGCTGGGAAACCAATGGGACGATACCCGCAAAGCCATCAAGATCCTGGTCAGCCGCGGCTTCAGCCATTTCAGCCTGGGCAATCTCGGGCATTTTCCGCTTTTTGACGGGCTCGACGGCCTGCATCTGCACGCCAGCTACCGCCTCTTCAGCCTGAACAGCCAGGCTATTCTCGCCTGGCGTGAGCTGGGGGCCGAGGAAGTGTCCGTCTATATCGAGGACGACCGGGACAACCTGGCCGAACTGCTGGCGCGAGACACGGGCGTTTCCGCCGCCGCCACCGTCTATACCCGCGTCCCCCTTATCACCTCGCGCATTCCGATCCGCTCGGTGCGCGCCGATCAGCCGGTGCTTTCCGACCGCGGCGACACCTACCGGGTCGACCAGCGCGGCGGCCTTACAGTTCTCTCCTCCACCGTCGACTTCTCGCTGCTCGGGCAGCTGGATGTTCTGCAGTCCCTGGGCTGCCACCGTTTTATCGTCGACCTCTCCCACCTGGGCCCCCACTCTCCCGAAGGCAAAAAAGTGCTGCAGGTGCTCAAAAAGGGGGGAGAGGTGCCGGGAACCTCTTCCTTCAACTTCGAGCAGGGCCTGGAATAG